The Thermoanaerobacterales bacterium genome window below encodes:
- a CDS encoding O-antigen polymerase yields MKREAKYLSVIVVLTGLASLVATMDGVRIWTSLLALGILLLVTVTVDLRSSTITLSPGVVFSVFFAIFFLIRPIYLLLFPQPDIRFLRHSPNSYSMENTIEVAIVLALLAYSVFFIAYFAIKLGANRVTMRIYSGSDAPLRTRRWLLFIALLFTLISLLSFYKLTLLNEGSYVLLGSKQELSRGHTVLYWLSWLINDAFLISLAVWSNRCSHKRALFLTGLGLLAGLVNLSLGFRENIILLLIASIVIWEITNSRRVNVRKLVALGLIIVVITLSFALYRQAVSGSDALNLDLISRLTSDLNPFDGYVSTISTIPYERDYFYGQTMMDIFLYAVPRDFSPDKPDYLGPLRLTNILYPNLAAANITITTTILGELYSNFGVAGMLIGLGFVGSLLGWIGSRRFKYSILKILLFAIFVGCLSRLVRTGVYGTVHLYLMHVLPLIVAYLGYRLIRISYQKEQKTWH; encoded by the coding sequence ATGAAACGTGAAGCCAAGTACTTGTCTGTGATCGTGGTCTTGACTGGGTTAGCTAGTCTCGTTGCCACAATGGACGGAGTCCGAATTTGGACTTCATTACTAGCTCTAGGGATTCTTCTCTTGGTTACCGTAACAGTGGACTTAAGAAGTTCAACAATCACACTTAGTCCGGGCGTTGTGTTTTCAGTGTTTTTTGCAATATTCTTCCTTATTCGTCCGATATACCTGTTACTTTTTCCTCAGCCTGATATTCGGTTCCTTAGGCATAGCCCTAATTCATATTCGATGGAAAATACAATTGAAGTTGCAATAGTCCTAGCCCTATTAGCGTACTCTGTTTTTTTCATAGCGTATTTTGCCATTAAACTCGGAGCAAACAGAGTCACAATGCGGATCTACAGTGGCTCGGATGCTCCTTTGAGGACCCGCAGATGGCTATTATTTATAGCACTCCTTTTTACCCTAATATCTTTGCTCTCGTTCTACAAGTTGACCTTGCTTAATGAGGGATCCTATGTCTTACTTGGGAGCAAGCAGGAGCTTAGTAGAGGCCACACAGTCTTATATTGGTTGAGCTGGTTGATAAATGATGCCTTTCTTATCTCACTTGCCGTATGGAGTAACCGTTGTTCCCATAAGCGTGCTCTTTTCTTGACTGGCCTGGGTCTGTTGGCGGGTCTAGTTAATCTCAGCCTCGGATTTAGAGAGAACATTATTCTACTGCTAATAGCCTCTATCGTGATCTGGGAGATTACTAACTCGAGACGTGTTAATGTCCGTAAACTTGTTGCTCTCGGATTAATCATAGTTGTTATCACGCTTTCATTCGCTCTTTACAGACAGGCAGTCTCAGGTTCGGATGCCTTAAACCTTGATTTGATATCCCGATTAACCAGTGATCTTAACCCATTTGATGGTTATGTGTCAACTATATCAACAATTCCTTATGAGCGCGACTATTTTTATGGCCAGACTATGATGGATATTTTTCTATATGCAGTACCGAGAGATTTTTCCCCGGATAAGCCAGATTATCTGGGCCCGCTTCGCTTAACGAATATTCTATATCCCAACCTTGCTGCTGCGAACATTACGATAACTACAACCATTCTTGGAGAGCTATATAGTAATTTTGGGGTTGCTGGAATGCTTATTGGATTAGGCTTTGTGGGCAGTCTGCTTGGTTGGATAGGTAGTCGTAGATTCAAGTACTCCATCTTAAAGATATTGTTGTTTGCCATCTTTGTGGGATGCCTTTCGCGTTTAGTCCGTACTGGTGTCTATGGCACAGTTCATTTGTATCTAATGCATGTCTTGCCGCTTATTGTTGCATACTTGGGATACCGTCTTATCCGAATAAGCTATCAAAAGGAACAAAAAACATGGCACTAG